The proteins below come from a single Oncorhynchus keta strain PuntledgeMale-10-30-2019 chromosome 1, Oket_V2, whole genome shotgun sequence genomic window:
- the LOC118390504 gene encoding major facilitator superfamily domain-containing protein 12-like — MSDQLLSNERSLPLFRRLCYAAGHFLNDLCASLWFTYLLVYYHSVLGFKSTYAGVLLFIGQIADGVSTPLVGIESDRTAGCGAYGKRKTWHLVGTISVLISFPFIFNPCVGCGDNTPQWVWITYFTPFIIIFQFGWAATQISHLSLIPELVSSEHAKVELTAYRYAFTVVANITVYAVALLLFHFQAQQTGDPSVTDSLGIVDIPIFRDLSLIVLGIGAVFSFVFHLGTRERVPHREEPGSQNEESRPLISPTSHNTIPQSLLQWNHWLKEPSFYQVAFLYMCTRLIVNLSQTYVSMYLINSLLLPKNFIATIPLVMYVSGFVCSLVMKPISKLVGISMTYLLGLVLILGFSSWVLVGMNIGRLIYGAAVLLGAGSATILVMSLSMTAKLIGEQTQSGAFVYGAMSFTDKVANGIGVIIIQRLHPCNSQDSCPDSVWFYRDVMVIVTGGVALAAAISLCTLLIWPIRIRQRLPSTSVQMEAEDRE; from the exons ATGTCTGACCAGTTGCTCTCTAATGAGCGGTCTTTACCCCTCTTCAGGCGGCTGTGTTACGCAGCTGGTCACTTTTTGAACGACCTTTGCGCGTCGTTATGGTTTACCTACCTATTGGTCTACTACCATTCCGTGCTTGGGTTCAAGAGCACATATGCAGGTGTATTGCTGTTTATAGGTCAAATAGCGGATGGTGTCTCCACGCCCCTTGTCGGTATCGAGTCGGATCGAACAGCTGGATGTGGAGCATATGGCAAAAGAAAAACATGGCATTTAGTCG GCACTATCAGTGTACTTATCTCCTTTCCCTTCATATTTAACCCGTGTGTGGGATGTGGTGACAACACTCCACAGTGGGTGTGGATCACCTATTTCACCCCCTTCATCATCATCTTCCAGTTTGGCTGGGCCGCCACCCAGATCTCCCACCTGTCACTCATCCCAGAGCTGGTGTCCAGTGAGCATGCCAAGGTGGAGCTCACTGCCTACAG GTATGCGTTCACGGTGGTGGCCAATATTACAGTGTATGCTGTGGCCTTGTTACTCTTTCACTTCCAGGCCCAGCAGACTGGAGATCCCTCTGTCACTGACAGCTTGGGCATTGTTGACATCCCCATATTCAGG GATCTGTCCCTCATTGTGCTGGGGATCGGGGCAGTGTTTTCTTTCGTCTTCCACCTGGGAACCCGAGAGAGGGTTCCTCACAGGGAAGAGCCAGGCTCGCAGAATGAGGAGAGTCGACCCCTGATCTCCCCAACTTCCCATAACACTATACCCCAATCTCTCCTCCAATGGAATCATTGGTTGAAGGAGCCTTCATTTTACCAG GTTGCTTTTCTGTACATGTGCACCAGGTTGATAGTCAACTTGTCCCAGACTTACGTTTCCATGTATCTCATCAACTCCTTATTGCTACCAAAG AATTTCATTGCCACCATTCCTTTAGTGATGTATGTCAGTGGGTTTGTGTGTTCTCTGGTCATGAAGCCAATCAGCAAGCTTGTAGGCATTAGT ATGACTTATTTGCTAGGCCTCGTGCTGATCCTGGGGTTTTCCTCCTGGGTGTTGGTGGGCATGAACATAGGGAGGCTGATCTATGGAGCTGCTGTACTGCTGGGTGCAGGCTCTGCCACCATCCTGGTCATGTCGCTCTCCATGACGGCCAAACTGATTGGAGAACAGACG CAAAGTGGGGCCTTTGTGTACGGGGCAATGAGCTTCACAGATAAGGTGGCCAATGGCATTGGTGTCATCATAATCCAGAGACTGCATCCCTGCAA TTCACAAGACAGCTGTCCAGACAGTGTGTGGTTCTATCGTGATGTCATGGTGATTGTGACTGGGGGTGTGGCCTTAGCAGCAGCAATTTCCCTATGCACCCTCCTCATCTGGCCTATTAGGATCCGCCAAC GTTTACCCAGTACCTCTGTCCAGATGGAGGCAGAAGACAGAGAATGA